The Deltaproteobacteria bacterium DNA window GCCCGAGATCCAGCACTTTGATGCCATCTAAACATCCTGCCATGATGAAGCCCTCCCTTTATTGGAACCAGTCAATGCCGCGAGTATCGGACGATAGCGCGGCAAGTGTCAAGGGTTGTGGCCGATTGCAGGGTAAGGGCGGGTTGCCGACCCGCATGCGTCGGACAGGGCACGGCAACTGTCGAGGGTTGCGTCTCCAGGCTGGCAATGCGCTGGCGTTGAGGTTTTTCGTTTTCCGCTTTACGTTGCCCGATGCAGAAAAAAGGAGGACTTCGTCATGACTCGTATTGCCATCCTCGACGATTACCAAAACGTGGCCCTGCAAATGGCCGACTGGAGCGTATTGCCTAAAGATGCGGAAATCCGTGTCTTCAGTGATCATTTGCATGACCAGGAGGCATTGGCGGGGCGCTTGAACGACTGCGAGATTGTCATGGCCATGCGCGAACGCACCCCGTTTCCTCGGAGTCTGTTCGCCCAATTGCCCAAACTCAAGCTGCTGACGACCACTGGTATGCGGAATGCGGCGATCGATATGCAGGCCGCGAGCGACCACGGTGTGGTGGTCTGCGGGACCGGCGGCGTGGTCTATCCCACGGCGGAATTGACCTGGGGGCTCATTCTTTCCCTGCTACGCCACATTCACCGGGAAGACCGCGCCACGCGGGGAGGGCGGTGGCAGATCGACATGGGCATCGGGCTCAACGGGAAGACGTTGGGCGTGATCGGTCTCGGCAATCTGGGCTCACAGGTGGCGGCGGTCGGCAAGGCGTTTCAAATGAATGTCATTGCTTGGAGTCAGAATCTGACTGCGGAGCGCGCGGCGTCTTTGGGTGCCACGCTGGTGAGCAAGGACGAATTACTCGCGCAAGCCGACATCGTGACCATTCACTTAGTTCTGAGCGAACGCACGCGCGGGCTGATTGGCGCACGCGAACTGGGGCTTATGAAGCCATCGGCGTATGTGGTCAACACTTC harbors:
- a CDS encoding D-2-hydroxyacid dehydrogenase family protein, translating into MTRIAILDDYQNVALQMADWSVLPKDAEIRVFSDHLHDQEALAGRLNDCEIVMAMRERTPFPRSLFAQLPKLKLLTTTGMRNAAIDMQAASDHGVVVCGTGGVVYPTAELTWGLILSLLRHIHREDRATRGGRWQIDMGIGLNGKTLGVIGLGNLGSQVAAVGKAFQMNVIAWSQNLTAERAASLGATLVSKDELLAQADIVTIHLVLSERTRGLIGARELGLMKPSAYVVNTSRGPIIDEPALVAALQNRQIAGAGLDVFDTEPLGLDHPLRTLENTVITPHIGYVTAETYKIFFEQTVENIAAFLDGTPIRVLNRHQREQQGR